CCTTCAGGCTAAGGATGGCCAGCGAAACATCCGGTGTTGGTACACGCACAGCGTTTGCCGTCAATACCCCTTTTAAGCCGGGTAAGACTTTGGCCACCGCTTTGGCTGCGCCGGTTTCGGTAATTACGAGGTTTAAAGGTGCTGATCTTCCCCTGCGATATTTCTTGTGGTAATTGTCTAACAGGTTCTGGTCATTGGTGTAGGAGTGAATAGTTTCTATGTGACCGGACTTGATGCCCAATGCATCATTGATCACTTTAAGTACCGGAACTATGGCGTTTGTAGTGCAAGATGCGGCTGAGTATACGCGCTCTTCGTTAAGCTTGAACTCCTTTTGATTTACACCGTGTACAATGTTGGGGATATCGCCTTTGCCGGGGGCCGTCAACAAAACCTTATCAACACCCTTGGCCTTGAGGTGTTGCTCAAGTCCTTCACGTTCCCTCCAGGCACCGGTGTTGTCTATCAACAGCGCATCCGTGATCCCGAATGACTCGTAGTCTATGGTTGCAGGGTCATTGGTGGCGAGCATCAGAACATTGTGTCCGTTAACTACCAGGGCTTTATTTTCGAGGTCTTCATGAACAGTTCCCGGGAATGGACCATGAACGGAATCCACCCGGAAGAGGGAGGCCCGTTTCACAATATCCGCATCGGAATTGGAACGTGTAACAATGGCCCTTAAACGGAGTTGTTCGCCGCGACCGGCCTGGGTGATAAGTTCTCTGGCTAAAAGTCTGCCTATCCGCCCAAAGCCAAACAAAATCACATCCTTCGGCTTGAAGGGTTTCTTATGTTGACTGGTGAACGGTCCAAGTTTATTAGAAAGGAATTCCTGCAGGGTAGTGGTATCCTTTTCCTTGACCCATTCCGCGCCCAGTTTACCGATGTCGATCTTGGCGGGTGCCAGATCCATCTTCAACATTTCAAGGGCGAGGTTAAGGGTGTCAACGACCTGAATGGGCTGTTTCACGATCTCCTTGGCATACTGGTGCAGGTTCATGATCTCGCTCACACTCCGGTCTACCAATTGGTTTCGGAAGATGATCAGTTCCACAGACTTGTCAAACCAGAGACTGCCGATGGCATGGATCAGTTCAATGGCTGCCTTCTCTTCTGAAATGTATGCTTTTAATTTGCCGTCAAATCCGTTGTCCGAGACATTCATAGCCGGTTGGTGTTGGGTTTCTGGTGACATATACTGTATTTATCCGAGGTATGCTTTGAGCAATTTGCTCCGTGAGGTGTGTCTTAATCTGCGTATGGCTTTCTCCTTGATCTGCCTTACTCTTTCGCGTGTGAGATCAAATTTGGCACCGATCTCTTCAAGGGTCAGTCCGTGATTCATTCCAATGCCGAAGAACAGGCGGATCACATCTCTTTCCCTTTCTGTAAGGGTAGATAAGGATCTTTCGATCTCCCTTTGAAGAGACTCTGACATCAAAGTATTATCTGCGGTGGGGGAGTCCTTGTTGATCAGGACGTCAAGCAGGCTGTTGTCTTC
This genomic stretch from Flavobacteriales bacterium harbors:
- a CDS encoding glyceraldehyde-3-phosphate dehydrogenase codes for the protein MNVSDNGFDGKLKAYISEEKAAIELIHAIGSLWFDKSVELIIFRNQLVDRSVSEIMNLHQYAKEIVKQPIQVVDTLNLALEMLKMDLAPAKIDIGKLGAEWVKEKDTTTLQEFLSNKLGPFTSQHKKPFKPKDVILFGFGRIGRLLARELITQAGRGEQLRLRAIVTRSNSDADIVKRASLFRVDSVHGPFPGTVHEDLENKALVVNGHNVLMLATNDPATIDYESFGITDALLIDNTGAWREREGLEQHLKAKGVDKVLLTAPGKGDIPNIVHGVNQKEFKLNEERVYSAASCTTNAIVPVLKVINDALGIKSGHIETIHSYTNDQNLLDNYHKKYRRGRSAPLNLVITETGAAKAVAKVLPGLKGVLTANAVRVPTPDVSLAILSLKVGKKVTIDQVNEIMKEAALKGELVEQIQYSFSNELVSSDLVGNPCAVVYDSPATIIGESGEDIVLYAWYDNEYGYTRQVIRLSKHLSEVRRLTYY